The Deinococcus sp. Leaf326 genomic sequence CGGTTCAGGGGGGCGGGAGTGGTCACGGGGTTGCGCGGCGTGTCGGCCACGCCCCGCACCGTCAGGGCGTGCAGGGCGTCCCAGTCGGCATCGGGGGCGTCCGGCGACAGGTGTTCGACCTCGTAGCCCTCCACGAAGAGCTTCTCTTCCTGCGCCGCGTAGGGTCCTAACTCGAAGCCGCGCAGGTCGAGGTGCGCGCCCCACGACTGCCAGGCGTTACGGAAGCCCGCCGTCCCGAAAAAAGTCACCTGCTCGCTGAAATCCTCACGGGTCACGCCCAGCACCCGCGTGAATCCGGTGGGAGCCTTGGCCAGCAGCGAGAGATACAGCGGCGAGAAGGCCGCGCCCTCGCCCGCCAAGTCCAGACGCAGGGCGTCTGGAGTACCCGCCCCGAAGGGCGTGAGCGAGGCGGTGGCGATCACCCCGCCCGAGCGCACCGCGACGAGGCGGCGCCGCAGCGGGTCGGCGCTCTCGCGGAACTGGTCGGCGGTATAGGTCCAGTGTCCGCGCACGCTGTCGGTCACGAGGCGGGCGACGGCCGGAGCGTCGGCCTTCCGGAAGGAGCGGAGTTCGGTGGGTGCCGCCCCGGGTCGTGGGTGAATCTCGGTCATGCGGTCATCTTGCGGGCCTCCGGGCAACGGCCGCGAATCTGGGGCCTAGGCCAGATGGCGGAGGCCGGAGGTATACAGCGACCCTTCTCCGGCCACGTGGTTGCCAGACAGAATCCCTCCACTGGA encodes the following:
- a CDS encoding GNAT family N-acetyltransferase, which encodes MTEIHPRPGAAPTELRSFRKADAPAVARLVTDSVRGHWTYTADQFRESADPLRRRLVAVRSGGVIATASLTPFGAGTPDALRLDLAGEGAAFSPLYLSLLAKAPTGFTRVLGVTREDFSEQVTFFGTAGFRNAWQSWGAHLDLRGFELGPYAAQEEKLFVEGYEVEHLSPDAPDADWDALHALTVRGVADTPRNPVTTPAPLNRDELRATIRREETCFVVRRRGEIVALTRLTQRGPTVDSEHTVTHPVHRSRGLATVLKARALAWAKDEGFTEASTGGTVLNLPMLRVNTRLGYRPEPMWLTWATKLSHARKN